The genomic segment ACTCTTATGACAGTGTTGGTTGGGATCCGGCATACGGCTACGGTCTGGCCAGCGCTTTCCGGGCGCTGTTGGCGGTCTCACGCGGCGACCCCAATAATGACCATACTATAAACATGTCCGACATAACTTATCTTATCAATTTCCTCTACAAAGGCGGCCCGGCCCCCGTGCCTGACCGGCTCATGGGGGACGTCTTCTGCGACGGCATACTCAATATTCATGATATCCAATACCTCATAAACTACCTCTACAAGGGCGGCCCGGCACCAATAATTTGCTTTAAATATTAGAATCCAGCCAACCAAATTTTAAGGAGGGCGGCATCAATCCGTCCTCCCCTATAAGCTGCATTCAACTGTAGCTTATTTCTACCGCAAACCGTGTTTTTTCTTCATTTTCACTTCCTTCCAATCGACCATAAATAAATCTTGGACTGTCCGTTCCAATTGCGTATAATTGGTGACAAAATGGATTTACATTAACCTTATTGGGAATAGTAAATGAGTAATAATTTTTGCCCCTCCTGCGGCGGGCCGGTCAAGCCCGAAAGCAATTTCTGCCCGGCGTGCGGCGCCGCACTTTCTGGCTCAAAGAAGAGCGACAATTCCAGGAAAAGCACCTTCTCAACCCAACTCCTGATTCTGATTGGCTTCATTGTCGTTGCGGCTGCGGCTTATCTGATTTTCGTGCCTCAGCGCCAATCTCAACCCCAAAAAGCGGCCGACGAGAATTTCCAGCACCCGCAAATCCCCGGTATGCCGGCCGGAACCCAGGCCGAGTTTGACAAAATTGTGGCCAATCTTCCCAAGACATATGACAGTCTGGTTGAGCTGGGGAACCATTTTATGGATAATCAGGTTTTTCCACTGGCCATAGAGTGCTACACCAGAGCCATCAATCTGAACGGCACCGACGCCAATATTCATACCGACCTCGGCGCCTGCTACCATTCTACCGGCAAAAACCAGGAGGCGATTGATTCCTTTGAGAAGGCGATAAGTCTTGACCCGAAACATGCCATCGCCCATTTCAACCTGGGGATTGTCTATCGGGGGATGAATGACAATGAAAAAGCCCGTTTCTATTGGAACAAATTCCTCGAGCTTAATCCTAACTCTCCTCTGGTTGACAGCGTTCGAGCCTATCTGAAAGCACTCGAGGTTTAACAGGGACTCTTCGCGGTGGTTTGGAGCCGCCGGATGGGCATTTGGCGGCCCGATATTTGTAGATTGATATAAAATCGTTAAATTAGGATTGTGTCCAGGTTAGGAAATTTGGCCGGCAGGTTGGGGCTGGAGAATCTCCTTGAATTTATTTACCCTTCCTCCTGCCTCAACTGCAACAGAAATATCGATCATCCGGGCGAGTTGATTTGTGAG from the Candidatus Zixiibacteriota bacterium genome contains:
- a CDS encoding tetratricopeptide repeat protein yields the protein MSNNFCPSCGGPVKPESNFCPACGAALSGSKKSDNSRKSTFSTQLLILIGFIVVAAAAYLIFVPQRQSQPQKAADENFQHPQIPGMPAGTQAEFDKIVANLPKTYDSLVELGNHFMDNQVFPLAIECYTRAINLNGTDANIHTDLGACYHSTGKNQEAIDSFEKAISLDPKHAIAHFNLGIVYRGMNDNEKARFYWNKFLELNPNSPLVDSVRAYLKALEV